The Rhodococcus triatomae genome includes a window with the following:
- a CDS encoding heavy-metal-associated domain-containing protein, protein MSAITVTVTGMTCGHCVASVREEVGEIDGVTSVDVDLASGRVTVEADRPIDRSTLAAAVDEAGYQLAE, encoded by the coding sequence ATGAGCGCCATCACCGTCACCGTCACCGGAATGACCTGCGGCCACTGCGTCGCGTCGGTCCGCGAAGAGGTGGGCGAGATCGACGGCGTCACCTCGGTCGACGTCGACCTGGCCAGCGGCCGCGTCACCGTCGAGGCGGACCGGCCGATCGACCGCTCCACCCTCGCGGCCGCAGTCGACGAGGCCGGATACCAGCTGGCGGAGTAG
- the ggh gene encoding glucosylglycerate hydrolase — MADRGFTPTQLAARAAYLLRGNDLGTMTSAAPRLYPHMWSWDAAFVSVGLAPLSVERAVVELDTLLSAQWKNGMIPHIVFANGVDGYFPGPARWETQSLAAHAPSDVHTSGITQPPVHAIAVQRILDHSRRHGRSTRAVAEEFLDRRWADLVRWHRWLANARDIDGNGRIALFHGWESGMDNSPRWDASYANVMAGAVPPYLRQDLAVVTDTSQRPSNGEYDRYLWLVEEMKQVRYDDTQLETAMSFAVEDVFVSAVFSMACQVLAEIGEEHARPRSDVRELYGWAERFRQGVIATTDSRSGAAKDFDLRSGRWIGTETLAMFSPLLCGGLDRDAERALIRTFEGPKFCGHPDLRYAVPPSTSPVSGDFRSREYWRGPVWPVMTWLFSWAFARRGWAEKAHLLKSEGLRQASDGSFAEYYEPFTGAPLGSMQQSWTAAAVLDWLG, encoded by the coding sequence ATGGCTGACCGCGGATTCACTCCCACGCAGTTGGCGGCACGCGCCGCCTACCTGCTGCGGGGCAACGACCTGGGCACGATGACCAGTGCTGCCCCGAGGCTCTATCCGCACATGTGGAGCTGGGACGCGGCGTTCGTGTCGGTCGGGCTGGCGCCGCTGTCCGTCGAGCGTGCCGTCGTCGAACTCGACACGCTGTTGTCGGCGCAGTGGAAGAACGGGATGATCCCGCACATCGTCTTCGCCAACGGCGTGGACGGGTACTTCCCCGGCCCGGCGCGCTGGGAAACCCAGTCGCTCGCCGCCCATGCGCCGTCCGACGTGCACACGTCCGGAATCACCCAGCCGCCGGTGCACGCCATCGCCGTGCAGCGCATCCTCGACCACTCCCGGCGGCACGGGCGCAGTACCCGCGCCGTCGCCGAGGAGTTCCTCGACCGCCGGTGGGCCGATCTGGTGCGCTGGCACCGCTGGCTCGCCAACGCGCGCGACATCGACGGGAACGGCCGGATCGCCCTGTTCCACGGGTGGGAGTCGGGCATGGACAACTCGCCCCGATGGGACGCGTCGTACGCCAACGTGATGGCCGGTGCCGTGCCGCCGTACCTGCGCCAGGACCTGGCCGTCGTCACCGACACCTCGCAGCGTCCGTCCAACGGGGAGTACGACCGCTATCTGTGGCTGGTCGAGGAGATGAAGCAGGTCCGCTACGACGACACCCAGCTCGAGACGGCGATGAGCTTCGCCGTCGAGGACGTGTTCGTCAGCGCGGTGTTCTCGATGGCCTGCCAGGTTCTCGCCGAGATCGGTGAGGAACACGCGCGGCCGCGCTCGGACGTCCGCGAGTTGTACGGATGGGCGGAGCGGTTCCGCCAGGGCGTCATCGCCACCACGGACAGCCGGTCGGGTGCCGCGAAGGACTTCGATCTGCGCAGCGGGCGGTGGATCGGCACCGAGACGCTGGCGATGTTCTCGCCGCTGCTGTGTGGCGGCCTCGACCGGGATGCCGAGCGGGCGTTGATACGGACGTTCGAGGGGCCGAAGTTCTGCGGTCATCCCGATCTGCGATATGCGGTGCCGCCGTCCACCTCGCCGGTCTCCGGCGACTTCCGTTCCCGCGAATACTGGCGCGGCCCCGTCTGGCCGGTGATGACGTGGCTGTTCTCGTGGGCATTCGCACGCCGAGGCTGGGCCGAGAAAGCGCACCTGCTCAAGTCGGAAGGGTTGCGGCAGGCCAGCGACGGCAGCTTCGCCGAGTA